DNA sequence from the Tenacibaculum mesophilum genome:
TTTGCTTTTTCAGGAAACATTGGTAAAATTTCACTCAAATCCTTGTCTGAAACAACACCTAAAACAATATGTAATTGCTTATAATTTTCTTTTTTTAATTGTTCCAATGTATAAAACAATCCTTCTTTATTATGTGCTGTATCACAAATCACTTTTGGTTTTTCTTGCAACACCTGCCAACGTCCTTTTAAGTTGGTGTTTTTTACCACATTTAACAATCCGTTTTTAATATTTTCTTCAGAAACTTCAAATTCTTTTAATTGCTGAATCGTAGTTATCGCCGTCGTTACATTGTGTTTTTGGTATTCACCTAATAAATCAGTCGTATAATTTTGCTTTTTATCAGATGCAAAAACAATTGAGGTATTACATTCTTTCGCTTTAGTAATAAAAACTTTTTCTGTTTCTTTTTGACGTTCACCTATAACAACTGGAATATTTTTTTTAATTATTCCTGCTTTTTCAAATGCTATTTCGGGTAATGTTTCTCCTAAAAACTGAGTATGATCCAGTCCTATATTGGTTATTACCGAAACTTCTGGCATAATAATATTTGTCGAATCTAACCTTCCTCCCAAACCTACTTCAATAACCGCAATATCTACTTTTTGATTCGCAAATTCTTCAAATGCCATTCCTACCGTCATTTCAAAAAAAGATAACCCTTGTTTTTCTAAAAAGACTTTATTCTTTTCTATAAACTTAACCACAGAATCTCTTGAAATTTCTTTTCCATTGATTCGAATTCGTTCAGTAAAGTTTTTTAAATGAGGTGAAGTATACAATCCTACTTTATAACCTGCTTCTTGTAATATAGAAGCTACCATGTGACTAGTAGATCCCTTGCCATTCGTTCCTCCTACATGAATGGTTTTAAACTTTTCTTGTGGATTATCTAACTCATCACACAATGCTATGATATTAGTTAAATCTTTTTTTAATGCTGTTTGTCCCTGACGTTGATACATTGGTAACTGAGCAAACATCCAATCTAATACTTGTTGATAAGTCATTTAATAAAAAAATAAATTATATCTAATAAACATCTATTCTGGCGCTACTTTTTCCTATTTGATAATATTCAAACCCTCTTTCTTCTAGATTATAACTATTATATTGGTTTCTTCCATCGAAAATAACTGGTTTATTTAATTGTTTTTCGATTTCTGAAAAGTCAGGAGAACGAAACTCTTTCCATTCTGTTAACAGAATTAATGCTTCTGCATTAGTTAAAACTTCATACTTCGTTTTCTTATACACTATATTGTCAACATTTCTTAGGTAAAATGCTTTTGCCTCATCCATAGCCTTTGGATCATAAACCTGGATCTTTGCCCCCCTTTTCACTAACTCCTTTATCACATATATTGCTGGAGCCTCACGCATATCATCGGTTCCTGGTTTGAATGCGAGCCCCCAAAGCCCAAAGATTTTACCTGTTAAATCCTCTCCAAATCTTTTGATTATTTTTTCAGCAATTACAAGCTTTTGACGGTTATTTACATCTTCAACTGATTTAATTAACTGTGCTTCATAACCATTATCTTCTGCAATTTTTTTTAAAGCTTTCACATCCTTTGGAAAACAAGACCCTCCGTATCCTGCTCCAGGATAAATAAAACTATATCCTATTCTTGAATCAGAACCAATACCTACTCTCACATTATTTACATCCGCCCCAACCAATTCACAAATATTTGCAATTTCATTCATAAAAGATATTTTAGTAGCTAGCATCACATTAGCCGCATACTTTGTCATTTCAGCAGAGCGAACATCCATTGTTATAAAACGATCATGTGTTCTAAAAAATGAACTATATAATTCTTTCATTTTTTTCAGTGCGTATTCAGATTCAGCTCCTATTACCACTCTATCTGGCTTCATAAAATCATTAATGGCATCTCCTTCTTTTAAAAATTCGGGATTTGACACCACTTCAAAATCAATAGTTAATTTTCTTTTATCAAGCTCTTCTTTAATCCTCGATTTTACTTTCTCAGCTGTTCCTACTGGCACGGTAGATTTATTAACAATAATTAATTTTTTTTTCATTTTCTGACCAACCTCTTTAGCCACTGTCAATACATCTTGTAAATTAGCAGAACCATCCTTATCCATTGGAGTATCTACTGCTATAAAAATAATTTCAGACTCATTAATTACTTCTTCTAACTTCGTGGTAAAAAACAAGTTTTTATTATTTACATTCTTCAGTACCATCTTTTCTAACCCTGGTTCGTAGATAGGAATAATTCCTTGGTGAAGTTTGTTTATTTTTTCTTGGTCTATGTCTACACAGGTTACTTTATTACCCATTTCTGAGAAACAAGTTCCTGATACCAACCCTACATATCCTGTTCCAATAACAGTTAATTTCATGTATTTATATTTGTTAATTCTTCAATAATTGTAATATATACTTATTGAAGAGCTATTCTTTTTAATTATTCTGCAAAGGTATGTTATTTTGAAAGAGAAAACTTGTAGATAACTGTTCCTCGTTGTTTTGATGGTGCATTTCCATCTGCATTCCATTTTGTTTTTAATGCTGCTTTTTTTGCTGCATCGTATAAACATGATGCTGAATTTGTAGTTCCTTTAGCTCCTGGAGTTGCTTTAATTACTTTTCCATTTCGATCAACCTCAATACTTACAACTACCGTACCCTCTTCTTGACAGTCTGGTTTTTGAATAGGTTTTGACAAAGCTTTTCTTCCTGCTAGGTTATAATTACCTCCTGAACCACTTCCTGAATTCCCGTAATATTTATCTGAATTTGGGTCTCCATTTTCATTTCCTTTTACACCAGATTTTTTATCATCTCCTTCGCCAGAATTCGCTCCATCTTTTGATGTTCCATTTAACAAACTATTTAAAGCATCAGTTGTTTCTTTTGATGGCTTAGGCTTCTTTTTTTCTTTAGGCTTTTCTTCTTTGGAAGTTTCTTTTACAGCTTCTTTCTTTTCAACCTTTTTTTCAACCACTGGAACTTCTTCAGCAGTATCATTTGTAATAATTTCTTCTTTTATTGTTTCCTCTGGGGTTTCTTCTACTTGCTCTTCAACAACCTCTTCTTGTTGTGATGTTGCTTGTGCTTTAGTTTTTTCAACAGGCTCTCCACTTCCTACTTCAGAGGTACCAAAATTAATCGCTAGACCATATTCAATAGGTGGATCGAGATATTTCATTCCGTAATTGAGTATTCCAATAACAAATAATATCAGAATAATTACTGTAATAATAGCTGATTTACGTTTATGTTGAGTATCTAAAACTGTCATTTATTTACCTTTAACAGCTAAAATCATTTTTAACTTGTTTCTATTCGCAATATCAATCACCTGCATTACATTTTTATACTGCACATTTTGATCACCACGAATAACCACTGTTTTCTTTTTATCTACGCCTACCTTAGTTAACAACTCTCTTTCTAAATTTACGTTACTAACTTTTGTTTTATCTATGTAAAACAACGCATCGTTAGTTATAGTTACCGCTACTGATGTATTATTCTCTGTTTTACCTCCAGCTTTAGGCAACAAGACATCAATGGCACTTACTGTAACCAATGTTGATGTTAACATAAAAAATATCAACAACAAAAAAACAATATCAGTCATTGATGACATATTGAAGTTTGGATTGACTTTATTTCTTCCTCGTAAATTCATTATACTGGCTCGTTTAGTAAGTCTAAAAACTCAACAGATTTTGCTTCCATTTGATAAACAACCTTATCGGTACGTACTACCAAATGATTGTAAGCGATATATGCAATAATTCCTACAATTAACCCAGCAACTGTCGTTGTCATTGCTGTATATAAACCATCCGATAGCATTTTAATATCTATTTGCCCTCCTGAATTTGCTATTTCATGAATCGCAACAATCATTCCAATTACAGTTCCTAAAAAACCTATCATTGGAGCAGCTCCTGCTATTGTTGCTAATACTGACACATTTCTTTCTAGCTTGTAAACCTCTAGTTTTCCTGCATTTTCTATT
Encoded proteins:
- a CDS encoding energy transducer TonB: MTVLDTQHKRKSAIITVIILILFVIGILNYGMKYLDPPIEYGLAINFGTSEVGSGEPVEKTKAQATSQQEEVVEEQVEETPEETIKEEIITNDTAEEVPVVEKKVEKKEAVKETSKEEKPKEKKKPKPSKETTDALNSLLNGTSKDGANSGEGDDKKSGVKGNENGDPNSDKYYGNSGSGSGGNYNLAGRKALSKPIQKPDCQEEGTVVVSIEVDRNGKVIKATPGAKGTTNSASCLYDAAKKAALKTKWNADGNAPSKQRGTVIYKFSLSK
- a CDS encoding ExbD/TolR family protein, producing MNLRGRNKVNPNFNMSSMTDIVFLLLIFFMLTSTLVTVSAIDVLLPKAGGKTENNTSVAVTITNDALFYIDKTKVSNVNLERELLTKVGVDKKKTVVIRGDQNVQYKNVMQVIDIANRNKLKMILAVKGK
- a CDS encoding bifunctional folylpolyglutamate synthase/dihydrofolate synthase, translated to MTYQQVLDWMFAQLPMYQRQGQTALKKDLTNIIALCDELDNPQEKFKTIHVGGTNGKGSTSHMVASILQEAGYKVGLYTSPHLKNFTERIRINGKEISRDSVVKFIEKNKVFLEKQGLSFFEMTVGMAFEEFANQKVDIAVIEVGLGGRLDSTNIIMPEVSVITNIGLDHTQFLGETLPEIAFEKAGIIKKNIPVVIGERQKETEKVFITKAKECNTSIVFASDKKQNYTTDLLGEYQKHNVTTAITTIQQLKEFEVSEENIKNGLLNVVKNTNLKGRWQVLQEKPKVICDTAHNKEGLFYTLEQLKKENYKQLHIVLGVVSDKDLSEILPMFPEKAKYYFCKPNIPRGLPVDKLKEEASEFGLMGEVFCSVSQSLEKARVNASKEDVIYVGGSTFVVAEIL
- a CDS encoding UDP-glucose dehydrogenase family protein, whose translation is MKLTVIGTGYVGLVSGTCFSEMGNKVTCVDIDQEKINKLHQGIIPIYEPGLEKMVLKNVNNKNLFFTTKLEEVINESEIIFIAVDTPMDKDGSANLQDVLTVAKEVGQKMKKKLIIVNKSTVPVGTAEKVKSRIKEELDKRKLTIDFEVVSNPEFLKEGDAINDFMKPDRVVIGAESEYALKKMKELYSSFFRTHDRFITMDVRSAEMTKYAANVMLATKISFMNEIANICELVGADVNNVRVGIGSDSRIGYSFIYPGAGYGGSCFPKDVKALKKIAEDNGYEAQLIKSVEDVNNRQKLVIAEKIIKRFGEDLTGKIFGLWGLAFKPGTDDMREAPAIYVIKELVKRGAKIQVYDPKAMDEAKAFYLRNVDNIVYKKTKYEVLTNAEALILLTEWKEFRSPDFSEIEKQLNKPVIFDGRNQYNSYNLEERGFEYYQIGKSSARIDVY